The Porites lutea chromosome 4, jaPorLute2.1, whole genome shotgun sequence genome contains a region encoding:
- the LOC140933502 gene encoding uncharacterized protein, translated as MTDHEKASVLSWRGSDKYYNPYIGRGEVLFTGPDGIRDHQATVLDPNTYVGIGTMSPEGTSDLNYLWRPSKSCPHPLPKSAKVGEIGWGLQFYTDYRQLKSGHQIKRGEFRQATEDRHTHLYQNPWYAGPNDKITTDTAEEQAPRCSRSERHMASAGKSNSRNFRSRTPAPRKSPLHDDAHWQTTPRPRSAVPGSKPRSGTHSSSTSLHSQQADHVA; from the exons atgaCTGATCATGAAAAGGCCAGCGTTTTGTCGTGGAGAGGATCGGATAAATACTATAATCCTTACATCGGTCGAGGAGAAGTTCTTTTCACGG GTCCCGATGGCATTCGAGATCATCAAGCTACGGTTCTCGATCCCAATACATACGTTGGAATTGGAACAATGTCCCCAGAAGGGACCAGTGATCTAAACTATTTGTGGAGACCATCGAAG AGCTGCCCACATCCACTACCAAAGTCTGCGAAG GTTGGTGAAATTGGGTGGGGATTACAGTTTTACACTGACTATCGACAGTTAAAAAGTGGACATCAAATCAAG CGTGGTGAGTTCAGACAAGCCACAGAAGATAGGCACACACATCTTTACCAAAATCCTTG gTATGCGGGTccaaatgacaaaattacaacGGACACAG CAGAAGAGCAGGCTCCTCGATGCAGTCGAAGTGAAAGGCATATGGCATCTGCAGGAAAGTCCAACTCACGAAACTTCAGGTCCCGTACACCAGCACCACGGAAATCCCCACTACATGATGATGCCCACTGGCAGACAACACCCAGACCACGCTCAGCAGTTCCTGGAAGCAAACCTCGATCAGGCACTCATTCAAGTTCTACGTC GTTACACAGTCAGCAAGCAGACCATGTAGCATAG